AAACGGCCCACGTGATCAACCGAGAATCTGAGAATGAGCAACCACACTACGCCGGCCGAGACCAACCGAGCCGCGGCGCTCGAGTGGATCGACGCCCGCTCGAGGACGGACGATCCCGATCACCGGATCGGAGTTGGAGTGGTGTTGCGTTGTTGTGATCGACCATCCGAACGCGCCAGACGGGATTGCCGTCCGTGGTGAGGACCATGGGGTGCTGCCTCTGGTTGTGCTGCTTCGTCGCGATTGGGATTTCCTCTTCGACCAGCTCCGATCCGCCTCCGCTGTCGTCGACTACCTGTTCCGCGTCGCCGGGGAGGAGAGCCACGACCTCGGGCACGAACCGGCCCGCTACTTCGAACTGGCGAAGGCGGACGACGAAGCGGTCGAGGCCAACGGACCACCTGAGTGGACGAAGTTCCTTGACGTTCCGACGTTCTCGCACCCGATCCTGCCCACGATCCCTTCATCGAACATGGACGAGGCAGGCGCTACCGTGTTTCGCCTCATCCTCGAGGACATTGCGGAAACACGGTTCGAGCGCGGCGAGTGCGACCGGCTCAAGATCCTGTCGATGCTCGACAGGTACCCGGTGTGCGATCGCGCTGAACTCGGCCGGCTCCTCCTGACGCACCTCGACGACGTCGTCGCCACGACGACCGGGGTCAAGTGGCAGTTCCGGCGGACCATCCTCGACCACGGGTACCTGCAGCTCGCCTTCGGGGCGTGCTCGTCTTTCAGCGAGCTCCACCGCGAGGCCTTCGGGCAGTGGGCGATGCTTCGGCACCAGGAGTTCTCGCAATTGCGAGAACCTGACGGCTCCCATGAACACCGGACCGTCGCCGTACTCCTCACGCCGAGAGCGGACCGCCTCTGTCTCTGGGACACCACCTCGTTCACGCTCCTCGGTGATCTCGGACACTCCGAGCAAGAGATCGCGCGGATGCGCTCGCTGTGGAACGACCGGCACGCGGCTTAGGCCTACAACGAAGGGTGTCCCGGAATCCGCGGCGTCGGAGCGGGAACGGAGGAGCACCTACCGCCGGCTCAGCGATCCGCTACTTCTCCAGACGCGCGGCAGTCTCGCGGTACCGGACTCCGGGAATGAGGTGGACGCCGTCGAAGGCACCGCTGTCGGCTATGCGTTGTGCCAGCTCGCACGCAAGGCCTACGCCCGCGCTCCGGTCGCGCTCGATGGCGTCGATCCATGACTCCGGGACAGTGATCTCGGGGATGTCAGCGACGAGCTTGCGGGCCATGGACGTGCTGGGCAGGACCATCACACCCGCGTAGACGTTGCCGTCGAACTCGATGGCGTCACGCCAGGCGAGCAACTGCTCAAGGTCGAAGGACACCTGGACGAACAAGAAGTCGGCCGCTTCCTTCCAGGGAGGAAGCGGCCGAAGCCGCGTCGTCACCCCAGCGCGGAACCCGCCGGCGTGTCCGTGGTGCTCCTCGCTGAACCGACGTAGGTAGTCGATCATCGAGCGGACGGTCAGCTGACCGGTCCGCGCTCCCGAGTTGGGAGCGTCGCCATAGACGAATAGGAACTCATCGACGCCGTAGGCCGCCCCTGTGAGGAGATCGCGTCGGAAACCGAGGGCATTGCGATCCCTGGCGTTCAAACAGGCGATCGAACGCCCACCCATGCGATCGACCTCGTGGGCTACGGCAATGCTCGAGACGGTCGCCCGCCCGACGTGGTTGTCGGGGATCAGATAAGCCGAGGCCACCTTGCTGAGCACCCCGATCTGATGACGCACGTGCATCATGTCCGGCTTGGTCGGCGGCTCGATTTCACAGATCCACTCGAATGCTGGAGCGGTCATCGCTGCAGACTACCTATGGCACGGGCACTCCCGACCGACGCTCACATGAGTCGAGTCACGGATCGGTTGGACCGGCGTCGGGGTGTCCCCGAACAACGCTCTCGCAGCCCACGTTTGTCCCCGAACGCCGGTTCGTTGTCACACGAGCGATTGCCCAACGCACGCAGTTCTCTACGGCGCATTCGGGCTCACCGGAGTTCTTGGGCGAGCCCGATGAGAATGCCTTCGGGTCCGCGGACGTAGCAGAGCCGGTAAGAGGCCTCGTACTGGACCACGTCAGTGCTGACGAGATGCGCACCGCGCTGAACCAGCCGGTCGAGCGTGTCATCGATGTCATCCACAGCGAACATCACTCGGAGGTAGCCGAGGGCGTTCACCGGGGCGTTCCGATGATCGGCGACCACCTGCGGCGTGATGAAGCGAGAAAGCTCGAGCCGCCCGTTGCCGTCCGGCGTACGCATCATGGCGATCTCGACGGTTTGGTCGCCCAGGCCGGTGACGCGCCCTGCCCATTCGCTCTCGACCATGCCTCGGCCTTCCAGCTCGAGGCCGAGCTCACGGAAGAACTCGATCGCCGGCTCGAGGTCCTCGACGACGATGCCGACGTTGTCCAGTCTGAGCGCCATCTGGCGAGGCTACTGAGCAGGGCTGCCCGCAACGGCGGGAGTGCGGCGCCCGGGGGACGATACGAGCACTGGGCTCGAGGCGACCTCACTCACTGCATGGCTGACAACTGGACGCCCCAGCGGGTTCCGCCGCGCGCCATCAGAACTTGAAGCGCGTGAGCCCGCCGGGTTCGACTCCCAGCACCACGGTCGCAGTGCGGGGCTCGATGCGGTACACGTGCCACGGCGGTGGGCCCTGCCCCGGCGCGTTGAAGGGTGCGGTGATCCCCGTTCCGCTGGTATCGGGTTCGGCCGGCCATCCGCCGTCCGCCCAGCCCTTGGCCGCCCGTGCCACGTCGGCTGGGTCCGTCACCCGGGAAGCGTGGCCGTCGACGACGACGTCGGCGTCACGAACCGACACTGCGATTGAGCAGCGCGGGTCGCGCTCGACGTT
This Acidimicrobiales bacterium DNA region includes the following protein-coding sequences:
- a CDS encoding methylenetetrahydrofolate reductase, with amino-acid sequence MTAPAFEWICEIEPPTKPDMMHVRHQIGVLSKVASAYLIPDNHVGRATVSSIAVAHEVDRMGGRSIACLNARDRNALGFRRDLLTGAAYGVDEFLFVYGDAPNSGARTGQLTVRSMIDYLRRFSEEHHGHAGGFRAGVTTRLRPLPPWKEAADFLFVQVSFDLEQLLAWRDAIEFDGNVYAGVMVLPSTSMARKLVADIPEITVPESWIDAIERDRSAGVGLACELAQRIADSGAFDGVHLIPGVRYRETAARLEK
- a CDS encoding VOC family protein, encoding MALRLDNVGIVVEDLEPAIEFFRELGLELEGRGMVESEWAGRVTGLGDQTVEIAMMRTPDGNGRLELSRFITPQVVADHRNAPVNALGYLRVMFAVDDIDDTLDRLVQRGAHLVSTDVVQYEASYRLCYVRGPEGILIGLAQELR
- a CDS encoding pyridoxamine 5'-phosphate oxidase family protein gives rise to the protein IADGSPPAPDAHNARTTWLTTLNDDGSPHVTAVGALWLDGTFWFQTGAGTKKHHNVERDPRCSIAVSVRDADVVVDGHASRVTDPADVARAAKGWADGGWPAEPDTSGTGITAPFNAPGQGPPPWHVYRIEPRTATVVLGVEPGGLTRFKF